The proteins below are encoded in one region of Aquisphaera giovannonii:
- a CDS encoding GDP-mannose 4,6-dehydratase, whose product MRLIVTGGAGFIGSNLVDRLLADGSDVVVVDNFDPFYDRAAKERNLAAALANPRCRLVEMDIRDAEGTDRLVADVRPDAIVHLAARAGVRPSIEAPALYADVNVLATVRWLEAACRIEPRPRFVYASSSSVYGDRPDAPFRETDPVDHPVSPYAATKKACELVAYTFHHLHGLPVTGLRFFTAYGPRNRPDLAIAKFTRLIDRGEPVPMFGDGTTRRDYTYVADIVDGIVRAVERCTGHHLYNLGNSSPTELRELIALIAEALGKEARIDRLPEQPGDVRQTYADVTRGATELGYSPKTTFRQGLAEYVAWYRSRSGA is encoded by the coding sequence ATGCGATTGATCGTGACCGGAGGCGCCGGCTTCATCGGGTCCAACCTGGTCGACCGGCTCCTCGCCGACGGCTCCGATGTCGTCGTCGTGGACAACTTCGACCCCTTCTACGACAGGGCGGCCAAGGAGCGGAACCTCGCCGCCGCCCTGGCCAACCCGCGCTGCCGCCTGGTCGAGATGGACATCCGCGACGCGGAAGGCACGGACCGGCTCGTCGCGGACGTGCGCCCGGATGCGATCGTCCACCTCGCCGCCCGCGCCGGGGTCCGCCCCAGCATCGAGGCCCCCGCGCTCTACGCCGACGTCAACGTCCTGGCCACGGTCCGCTGGCTGGAGGCCGCCTGCCGGATCGAGCCCCGGCCGCGGTTCGTGTACGCGTCCAGCTCCAGCGTCTACGGCGACCGCCCGGACGCCCCGTTCCGCGAGACCGACCCGGTGGACCACCCGGTCAGCCCCTACGCGGCGACGAAGAAGGCGTGCGAGCTCGTCGCCTACACCTTCCACCACCTCCACGGCCTGCCCGTCACGGGCCTCCGCTTCTTCACCGCCTACGGCCCGCGGAATCGGCCGGACCTCGCCATCGCCAAGTTCACCCGCCTGATCGACCGGGGCGAGCCCGTCCCCATGTTCGGCGACGGCACAACCCGGCGGGATTACACCTACGTCGCGGACATCGTTGACGGGATCGTCCGGGCCGTCGAACGCTGCACGGGCCACCACCTCTACAACCTCGGGAATTCCTCGCCGACCGAGCTGCGCGAGCTGATCGCCCTGATCGCCGAGGCCCTGGGCAAGGAGGCCCGCATCGACCGTCTCCCGGAGCAGCCCGGGGACGTGCGGCAGACCTACGCGGACGTCACGCGGGGCGCGACCGAGCTGGGGTACAGCCCGAAGACGACGTTCCGCCAGGGGCTCGCCGAGTACGTCGCCTGGTATCGCTCGCGATCGGGGGCCTGA
- a CDS encoding aminotransferase class V-fold PLP-dependent enzyme, with product MTPDQGATDPLLRWRGEFPILAETNYLISNSLGAAPAAAAGSLQDYHRTWATRGVRAWEETWWTMSAELGDRLAPLLGAGPGEVVFQPSVTIAHAVVLSGLEYRPARDGIVTDAMHFPSILYLLDGLRHEGARVRVVPSRDGIEVETSRLVEAIDERTAAVCLSHVLFKSSYVHEVEEIAAKARRVGALTVVDGYQAVGTIPVDVRALGVDVYIGGCLKWLCGGPGAAFVWVAPELRARLRPRLTGWMAHRSPFAFEPGLDRREDAWRFLHGTPSIPSLYAAAPGIEIVRRAEAEAIRAKSIRQTSRLVELADARGFPCTTPRDPGRRGGTVAIDVEHGYEVSRSLKALDILCDYRPGAGIRLSPHFYTRDDELEKAIDAVEEILRTGTWRAFAEGRSTVT from the coding sequence ATGACGCCGGATCAGGGCGCGACCGATCCCTTGCTGAGGTGGCGAGGCGAGTTCCCGATCCTCGCCGAGACGAACTACCTGATCAGCAACTCCCTCGGCGCCGCGCCCGCCGCGGCGGCGGGCTCGCTCCAGGACTATCACCGCACCTGGGCCACGCGCGGCGTGAGGGCCTGGGAGGAGACCTGGTGGACGATGTCCGCGGAGCTGGGCGACCGCCTGGCGCCCCTCCTGGGCGCCGGGCCCGGCGAGGTCGTCTTCCAGCCGAGCGTCACGATCGCGCACGCCGTGGTCCTGAGCGGGCTCGAGTACCGGCCGGCCCGCGACGGCATCGTCACGGATGCGATGCACTTCCCGTCCATCCTGTACCTCCTGGACGGCCTCCGGCACGAGGGGGCCCGCGTCCGCGTGGTCCCCTCTCGGGACGGCATCGAGGTGGAGACTTCGCGGCTGGTCGAGGCGATCGACGAGCGGACCGCCGCGGTGTGCCTCTCCCACGTGCTCTTCAAGTCGTCCTACGTCCACGAGGTGGAGGAGATCGCCGCGAAGGCCCGCCGCGTGGGGGCGCTGACGGTCGTGGACGGCTACCAGGCGGTCGGGACCATCCCGGTGGACGTCCGGGCGCTCGGCGTGGACGTCTACATTGGCGGCTGCCTGAAGTGGCTCTGCGGCGGCCCCGGCGCGGCGTTCGTCTGGGTGGCCCCGGAGCTCCGGGCCCGGCTCCGCCCGAGGCTCACCGGCTGGATGGCCCACCGCAGCCCGTTCGCCTTCGAGCCGGGCCTGGACCGGCGCGAGGATGCCTGGCGGTTCCTCCACGGGACGCCCTCGATCCCGTCGCTGTACGCGGCCGCTCCGGGCATCGAGATCGTCCGCCGCGCCGAGGCCGAGGCGATCCGCGCGAAGTCGATCCGGCAGACGAGCCGCCTCGTCGAGCTGGCGGACGCCCGGGGATTCCCGTGCACCACGCCCCGCGACCCCGGCCGGCGCGGGGGGACCGTCGCGATCGACGTGGAGCACGGCTACGAGGTCTCGCGGAGCCTCAAGGCCCTGGACATCCTCTGCGACTACCGCCCCGGCGCGGGCATCCGCCTGTCCCCCCACTTCTACACGAGGGACGACGAGCTCGAGAAGGCCATCGACGCCGTCGAGGAGATCCTGCGCACCGGCACCTGGCGGGCCTTCGCCGAGGGGCGCTCGACCGTCACATGA
- a CDS encoding glycosyltransferase, with protein sequence MSHTSEAQPLASDENSGPRRRGEDASILLVLPLAFRRDDDGSLMIESQAANGLMRWAENFDRVTVACVEWPRGQDRGSASWTWRRIDELPCADRIRPVPLPEAFKPLEFAREYRRVRKLLGDLIRDSRYLFFGISYTWGDWAALGCVEALRQKRPYAVWTDLVDYQVIRFAARQKSLPRRLHKQYVQASLVKHYHHYLIKRSGLGLFHGRDCFDAYAPLCRNPFVVHNIHLKPEDAIDPGRLEEKAREVQSGSPLRLGYVGRADPVKGGMDWLDCLKAVVDRGHDVRATWLGDGPILDAMRARAAELGLTDRVSLPGFVSGRGELLEFLRGCHAFLFCHKVPESPRNLIEAMVSGAPIVGYDSPYPRDLLADHDCGLLTPANDVATLAGAISGLDRDRERLASMIRKTAAFAAHYNDEAVFRHRGDLIKQYL encoded by the coding sequence ATGTCCCACACCTCCGAAGCCCAGCCCCTCGCTTCCGACGAGAACTCGGGCCCACGCCGGCGTGGCGAGGATGCGTCGATCCTCCTGGTGCTGCCCCTGGCATTCCGACGCGACGACGACGGCTCGCTGATGATCGAGAGCCAGGCGGCCAACGGCCTCATGCGCTGGGCCGAGAACTTCGACCGCGTGACGGTGGCCTGCGTGGAATGGCCGCGGGGCCAGGACAGGGGCAGCGCGAGCTGGACCTGGCGGCGCATCGACGAGCTCCCCTGCGCCGACCGAATCCGGCCCGTCCCGCTGCCCGAGGCCTTCAAGCCCCTGGAGTTCGCCCGCGAGTATCGCCGCGTCCGCAAGTTGCTCGGCGACCTGATCCGCGATTCCCGATACCTCTTCTTCGGCATCTCCTACACGTGGGGAGACTGGGCCGCCCTGGGATGCGTCGAGGCGCTGAGGCAGAAGCGTCCCTATGCCGTCTGGACGGACCTCGTCGACTACCAGGTGATCCGGTTCGCGGCCCGGCAGAAGTCGCTGCCGCGGCGCCTCCACAAGCAATACGTCCAGGCCTCCCTCGTCAAGCATTATCATCATTATCTGATCAAGCGATCCGGCCTCGGCCTGTTCCACGGGCGGGACTGCTTCGACGCCTACGCGCCGCTCTGCCGGAATCCGTTCGTCGTCCACAACATCCACCTCAAGCCCGAGGATGCGATCGATCCCGGGCGCCTCGAGGAGAAGGCCAGGGAGGTGCAGTCCGGCTCCCCGCTGAGGCTCGGCTACGTCGGCCGCGCCGACCCCGTGAAGGGCGGGATGGACTGGCTCGACTGCCTGAAGGCGGTCGTGGACCGGGGCCACGACGTCCGGGCGACGTGGCTGGGCGACGGCCCCATCCTGGACGCCATGCGGGCCCGCGCCGCGGAGCTCGGGCTGACGGACCGGGTTTCGCTGCCGGGGTTCGTCTCGGGCCGCGGCGAGCTGCTGGAGTTCCTCAGGGGCTGCCACGCGTTCCTCTTCTGCCACAAGGTACCGGAGTCGCCGCGGAACCTGATCGAGGCCATGGTCTCCGGCGCCCCCATCGTCGGCTACGACAGCCCCTACCCGAGGGACCTGCTCGCCGACCACGACTGCGGGCTGCTGACCCCGGCGAACGACGTCGCCACACTCGCCGGGGCGATCTCGGGCCTGGACCGGGACCGCGAGAGGCTGGCCTCGATGATCCGCAAGACCGCGGCGTTCGCGGCCCACTACAACGACGAGGCCGTGTTCCGCCACCGCGGCGACCTGATCAAGCAATACCTCTGA
- a CDS encoding cyclase family protein, with product MGTTRILDISPPIREDLAVFPGDQPFRREINMHLDRGDSVTLSAIHATVHLGAHVDGPCHYGKDAPGVDEWPLDTFIGLCRVIAVRVPAGGTIGLKDLYSEYDEPRILFRTDSNPDPRRFREDFVAIDPAVVDHLHRRKVRLVGIDTPSVDPMRSTELPAHRRFLANGMAILEGLDLSGVEPGRYELIAFPLRLVGLDASPVRAVLRTLA from the coding sequence ATGGGCACGACCAGGATCCTCGACATCTCGCCGCCGATCCGCGAGGACCTTGCGGTCTTCCCCGGCGACCAGCCGTTCCGCCGCGAGATCAACATGCACCTGGACCGCGGGGATAGCGTGACGCTCTCGGCCATCCACGCGACGGTCCACCTCGGGGCCCACGTGGACGGGCCCTGCCACTACGGCAAGGACGCGCCGGGCGTGGATGAATGGCCCCTGGATACTTTCATCGGGCTCTGCCGGGTCATCGCCGTCCGCGTGCCGGCGGGCGGGACGATCGGCCTCAAGGACTTGTACTCCGAGTACGACGAGCCGCGGATCCTCTTCCGGACGGATTCCAACCCGGATCCGAGGCGGTTCCGCGAGGATTTCGTCGCCATCGACCCGGCGGTCGTGGACCACCTGCACAGGCGCAAGGTGCGGCTCGTCGGGATCGACACGCCCAGCGTCGACCCGATGCGATCGACCGAGCTGCCCGCCCACCGCCGGTTCCTGGCGAACGGGATGGCCATCCTCGAGGGGCTCGACCTGTCGGGGGTCGAGCCGGGCCGGTACGAGTTGATCGCCTTCCCCTTGCGCCTGGTCGGCCTCGACGCCAGCCCCGTCCGCGCCGTCCTGAGGACCCTGGCATGA
- a CDS encoding DUF1573 domain-containing protein, translating to MNVRRTFRALGGLFVIACAAGNAAAAGWADSLFQERTHDFGAVPRGAKVKHDFMLVNRLAEPITILSLRPSCGCTSGKASAGTVNPGQAAVIEAQMDTRNFLGLKATTLFVTLVTASGKEAEVRLGVSSNILADIVLNPGSADFGTVLKGQAPSQVITIDRIGGASWRFERMVSASRVLTAKLVETKRDAGGSVSYALTVGIRPDAPAGPVRDEIRLISNDRETPSIPVLVTGYVRGDLTAAPSVLTMGEVSSAAGKQGRFVVRSTRPFSITKVEGAGDGFSVAAAEADRKNTHVITVAYRPGEGNMRGDLKRVFRVHTDLPDEPPLDLTATLHVNP from the coding sequence ATGAACGTGCGGAGGACTTTCCGGGCACTCGGGGGCTTGTTCGTGATCGCGTGCGCCGCGGGCAACGCGGCGGCGGCGGGCTGGGCGGATTCGCTCTTCCAGGAGCGGACGCACGACTTCGGCGCCGTGCCTCGCGGGGCGAAGGTGAAGCATGACTTCATGCTCGTGAACCGGCTGGCGGAGCCGATCACCATCTTGAGTCTCCGGCCGTCGTGCGGCTGCACCAGCGGCAAGGCCAGCGCCGGGACGGTGAACCCCGGGCAGGCCGCGGTGATCGAGGCCCAGATGGACACGCGGAATTTCCTCGGCCTGAAGGCGACCACCCTGTTCGTGACCCTCGTCACCGCGAGCGGGAAGGAGGCCGAGGTCCGGCTCGGCGTCTCGTCCAACATCCTCGCGGACATCGTCCTCAATCCCGGCTCGGCCGACTTCGGGACCGTCCTGAAGGGGCAGGCCCCGTCCCAGGTCATCACGATCGACCGGATCGGGGGCGCGTCGTGGAGGTTCGAGCGGATGGTGTCGGCCAGCCGGGTCCTGACCGCGAAGCTCGTTGAGACCAAGCGGGACGCGGGCGGCTCGGTGAGCTACGCCCTGACCGTGGGCATCCGACCCGACGCCCCGGCCGGGCCGGTCCGCGACGAGATCCGGCTCATCAGCAACGACCGCGAGACGCCGAGCATCCCCGTGCTGGTCACCGGATACGTCCGCGGCGACCTGACGGCCGCGCCCTCGGTTCTCACCATGGGCGAGGTCAGCTCGGCGGCCGGCAAGCAGGGGCGATTCGTCGTCCGGAGCACGCGGCCCTTCTCCATCACCAAAGTGGAGGGCGCCGGCGACGGCTTCTCGGTGGCCGCGGCCGAGGCCGACCGCAAGAACACCCACGTGATCACGGTCGCCTACCGGCCCGGCGAGGGGAACATGCGGGGCGACCTCAAGCGGGTCTTCCGCGTGCACACGGACCTGCCCGACGAGCCCCCGCTGGACCTGACGGCCACGCTCCACGTCAATCCGTGA
- a CDS encoding ECF-type sigma factor — protein MPGDDHSVTLWLSDLKGGKTQDAVSRLWNRYFHRLARVAESRLRSTSAGNLVDGEDIAASALEAFCRGASEGRYAGVAGRDDLERLLYTITVRKALKQRRREHQLKRGGGRILASGGADSDGPLDELADQDPGPALTAAVEDEIRHLFASLADESLRIVALLRMEGFSNNQIARALDCSLRSVERKVETIRQAWEPQVR, from the coding sequence ATGCCCGGCGATGATCATTCGGTCACTCTCTGGCTCAGCGACCTGAAGGGAGGGAAGACCCAGGACGCGGTCTCCCGGCTCTGGAATCGCTACTTCCATCGCCTGGCGAGGGTGGCCGAGAGCCGCCTACGCTCCACCTCCGCGGGCAACCTCGTCGACGGCGAGGACATCGCCGCCAGCGCGCTCGAGGCCTTCTGCCGCGGGGCCTCGGAGGGACGCTATGCGGGAGTCGCCGGCCGTGACGACCTGGAGAGGCTCCTCTATACCATCACGGTCCGCAAGGCGCTCAAGCAGCGACGCCGCGAGCATCAGTTGAAGCGAGGAGGGGGCCGGATCCTCGCCAGCGGCGGCGCCGACTCGGACGGCCCGCTGGACGAGCTGGCGGATCAGGACCCGGGGCCCGCGCTGACCGCCGCCGTCGAGGACGAGATCCGCCACCTGTTCGCGAGCCTGGCGGACGAGTCCCTTCGGATCGTCGCCCTCCTCCGCATGGAGGGCTTCTCGAACAACCAGATCGCCAGGGCCCTGGATTGCAGCCTCCGCTCCGTCGAGCGAAAGGTCGAGACCATCCGCCAGGCCTGGGAGCCCCAGGTGCGCTGA
- a CDS encoding DUF1684 domain-containing protein, which produces MPAIRSGPLLALLLLALMRQPIAALAGDDAYRAEVEQFRRRREGDLKSADGWLSVVGLHWLSPGRTRLGSDPSSDILLPPGAPSSVGTIDLDGDRATFRAAPGVKVSKAGAPFESGEIRSDAGGKPDVLAAGDIRLILLRRGRRFAIRVKDPGSEARRRFAGLRWYPVDPSWKVEARFVPAPENTRLVFDTIVGEQETAESPGFVVFERDGKSYRLQAAAERDGSLWIVFRDGTSGRTTAGGARQLEAARPGPDGAVVLDFNRATNLPCAYIPFATCPLAPPQNRLPLPIAAGELKYEADSSRP; this is translated from the coding sequence ATGCCGGCAATCCGATCGGGGCCCCTGCTCGCCTTGCTCCTGCTTGCCTTGATGCGCCAGCCGATCGCCGCCCTCGCCGGCGACGACGCGTACAGGGCGGAGGTGGAGCAGTTCCGCCGCCGACGGGAGGGCGACCTGAAATCCGCGGACGGGTGGCTCAGCGTCGTGGGCCTGCACTGGCTCTCTCCCGGGAGGACTCGGCTGGGGAGCGACCCGTCCTCGGACATCCTGCTCCCGCCCGGAGCCCCCTCGAGCGTCGGCACCATCGACCTGGACGGGGACCGGGCGACCTTCCGGGCCGCCCCCGGGGTGAAGGTCTCGAAGGCCGGTGCGCCTTTCGAGTCGGGGGAGATCCGCTCCGACGCGGGGGGCAAGCCCGACGTCCTGGCCGCCGGGGACATCCGGCTGATCCTCCTCCGACGCGGCAGGCGATTCGCGATCCGCGTCAAGGATCCGGGCAGCGAGGCCCGCCGCCGCTTCGCCGGCCTGCGTTGGTACCCCGTCGATCCGTCCTGGAAGGTCGAGGCGCGGTTCGTCCCGGCGCCGGAGAACACGCGGCTCGTCTTCGACACGATCGTCGGGGAGCAGGAGACCGCGGAGAGCCCGGGATTCGTGGTCTTCGAGCGTGACGGGAAGTCGTACAGGCTCCAGGCCGCGGCCGAGCGGGACGGCTCGCTCTGGATCGTCTTCCGCGACGGCACCAGCGGCCGGACGACCGCCGGGGGGGCCAGGCAGCTCGAGGCCGCGCGGCCGGGACCCGACGGTGCGGTGGTGCTGGACTTCAACCGGGCGACGAACCTGCCTTGCGCCTACATCCCGTTCGCCACCTGCCCCCTCGCCCCGCCCCAGAACCGGCTCCCCCTGCCGATCGCCGCCGGCGAGTTGAAGTACGAGGCGGATTCGTCACGCCCCTGA
- a CDS encoding ornithine cyclodeaminase codes for MAGQGHEHGPTSPAIAAPAARQAADEVEVRGHIVDSLLLPKILDRILQMGGSFEIRDCKIGMRRTDPSYARIGIRAESPEAIDAILADLVEHGASPVHPEDAKVVPADIAGAFPEGFYSTTNQQTQVRFKGRWIDVQDQEMDCGIVLDPAAGVARCVPMVRVVVGMPIVVGHAGVRVIPMERPRESTLFGFMSSNVSSEKPKSVSLRSVAEAVRSTRAAGKKVLLVGGPAIVHTGSAPHVAAMIREGWIQALFAGNALATHDIEQSLYGTSLGVSIERGEPIEHGHEHHLRAINAIRRAGGIRRAVESGLLTSGIMYECVRHDVDLVLAGSIRDDGPLPEVITDTLAAQDRMREAIRDVGFALLIATALHSIATGNLLPAWVKVVCVDINPATVTKLSDRGTFQTIGLVTDVEPFVRALAAELATAPAAG; via the coding sequence ATGGCAGGGCAAGGCCACGAGCACGGCCCGACTTCGCCCGCGATCGCGGCCCCCGCGGCCCGGCAGGCGGCCGACGAGGTGGAGGTCCGCGGGCACATCGTCGATTCCCTGCTGCTGCCCAAGATCCTCGACCGCATCCTCCAGATGGGGGGCAGCTTCGAGATCCGCGATTGCAAGATCGGCATGCGCCGGACCGACCCCAGCTACGCGCGGATCGGCATCCGGGCGGAGAGCCCGGAGGCCATCGACGCCATCCTCGCGGACCTCGTCGAGCACGGGGCCTCCCCCGTCCACCCGGAGGACGCCAAGGTCGTCCCGGCCGACATCGCCGGCGCCTTCCCCGAGGGGTTCTACAGCACCACCAACCAGCAGACGCAGGTCCGCTTCAAGGGACGCTGGATCGACGTGCAGGACCAGGAGATGGACTGCGGGATCGTCCTCGACCCGGCGGCCGGCGTCGCGCGGTGCGTGCCGATGGTCCGGGTCGTCGTCGGGATGCCGATCGTCGTGGGGCACGCCGGGGTCCGCGTCATCCCGATGGAGCGGCCCCGCGAGTCGACGCTCTTCGGGTTCATGAGCTCCAACGTCTCCAGCGAGAAGCCCAAATCCGTCAGCCTGAGGAGCGTGGCGGAGGCCGTCCGATCCACCCGCGCCGCCGGCAAGAAGGTGCTGCTCGTGGGCGGCCCGGCGATCGTCCATACGGGCTCCGCGCCGCACGTCGCGGCCATGATCCGCGAGGGCTGGATCCAGGCCCTCTTCGCCGGGAACGCCCTGGCGACGCACGACATCGAGCAGTCCCTCTACGGGACCAGCCTGGGCGTCTCCATCGAGCGCGGGGAGCCCATCGAGCACGGCCACGAGCACCACCTCCGGGCCATCAACGCCATCCGCCGGGCAGGCGGCATCCGCCGGGCGGTGGAATCCGGCCTGCTGACCTCCGGGATCATGTACGAGTGCGTCCGGCACGACGTCGACCTCGTCCTCGCCGGGTCGATCCGCGACGACGGGCCCCTGCCCGAGGTCATCACGGACACCCTGGCGGCGCAGGACCGGATGCGCGAGGCGATCCGGGACGTCGGATTCGCCCTGCTGATCGCCACGGCGCTCCACTCGATCGCCACCGGCAACCTGCTGCCGGCGTGGGTGAAGGTCGTCTGCGTGGACATCAACCCGGCGACCGTGACGAAGCTGAGCGACCGGGGTACCTTCCAGACCATCGGACTGGTCACCGACGTCGAGCCGTTCGTCCGCGCCCTGGCCGCGGAGCTGGCGACGGCGCCGGCGGCCGGCTGA
- a CDS encoding carbon-nitrogen hydrolase family protein encodes MIQPGTVRVAAVQMEPALGRVAENLARIEADLARAAESGARLAVFPECALSGYGFGSREEGLAHSVPIDGEELARVARAVARTGCACIFGLLERDGSRLYNACTLVGPRGVVGTYRKVHLPFLGIDMFVDPGDRPFAVHEVPGLDLRVGMHICYDGTFPETPRILALQGADLLVLPTNWPTHSEAAADHMVATRALENTVYYMAVNRVGVESGFRFIGTSSIADPGGRILARASADSAEMLFADIEPERARRKLLVRVPGKHEVNRIADRRPAFYGPLVEPNGRD; translated from the coding sequence ATGATTCAGCCCGGGACTGTCCGCGTCGCCGCCGTCCAGATGGAGCCCGCGCTCGGCCGCGTCGCCGAGAACCTCGCCCGCATCGAGGCCGACCTCGCCCGGGCCGCGGAGTCCGGCGCACGGCTCGCCGTCTTCCCGGAGTGTGCCCTCAGCGGGTACGGCTTCGGCTCGCGCGAGGAGGGCCTGGCCCACTCGGTGCCGATCGACGGCGAGGAGCTCGCCCGGGTCGCCCGGGCCGTCGCGAGGACCGGCTGCGCCTGCATCTTCGGGCTCCTCGAGCGGGACGGGTCGCGGCTCTACAACGCCTGCACCCTGGTCGGCCCGCGGGGCGTGGTCGGGACGTACCGCAAGGTCCACCTGCCGTTCCTCGGCATCGACATGTTCGTCGATCCCGGCGACCGGCCGTTCGCCGTCCACGAGGTCCCCGGGCTGGACCTGCGGGTCGGCATGCACATCTGCTACGACGGCACCTTCCCCGAGACGCCGCGCATCCTGGCCTTACAGGGGGCCGACCTGCTCGTGCTGCCGACGAACTGGCCCACGCACTCGGAAGCCGCCGCCGATCACATGGTGGCGACCCGTGCCCTGGAGAACACCGTCTATTACATGGCCGTCAACCGGGTCGGCGTGGAGAGCGGCTTCCGGTTCATCGGCACGAGCTCCATCGCCGACCCCGGCGGCCGGATCCTGGCCCGGGCCTCGGCAGACTCCGCGGAGATGCTGTTCGCCGACATCGAGCCCGAACGCGCCCGCCGCAAGCTCCTCGTCCGCGTGCCGGGCAAGCACGAGGTCAATCGGATCGCCGACCGCCGCCCCGCCTTCTACGGGCCGCTCGTCGAGCCGAACGGCCGGGACTGA
- a CDS encoding dimethylarginine dimethylaminohydrolase family protein, whose translation MATPTMPPDPRGPRPRLLMCPPDHFGIEYEINPWMDVTQGSDAAIARRQWQALREAVVALGAEVELLEPAAGLPDLVFTANAGLVFRGLFLPSRFRFGVRQGESPLFERWAREHGFEVVPLPEGMYFEGAGDALFCGETLFAGYRFRSDVRGHQWVGERLGVSVLPLELVDPRFYHLDTCFCPIAPDAAIYYPGAFDEYGRSVIRDQVPRLAEVSAEEAASFSCNAVVVGRTVVLNRGAPKLAATLGAMGFDTRPLEFSEFIKSGGSAKCLTLRLDGEEAAAWKSSPAAG comes from the coding sequence ATGGCAACTCCCACCATGCCCCCCGACCCGCGCGGGCCCCGGCCCCGGCTCCTCATGTGCCCGCCGGACCACTTCGGGATCGAGTACGAGATCAACCCCTGGATGGACGTGACCCAGGGGAGCGACGCGGCGATCGCCCGCCGCCAGTGGCAGGCCCTGCGGGAGGCCGTCGTCGCGCTCGGGGCCGAGGTGGAGCTCCTGGAGCCGGCCGCCGGGCTGCCCGACCTGGTCTTCACGGCCAACGCCGGGCTCGTCTTCCGCGGCCTCTTCCTGCCGTCGCGGTTCCGGTTCGGCGTCCGCCAGGGGGAGAGCCCGCTCTTCGAGCGTTGGGCACGGGAGCACGGCTTCGAGGTGGTCCCGCTGCCGGAGGGGATGTACTTCGAGGGCGCCGGCGACGCCCTCTTCTGCGGCGAGACCCTCTTCGCCGGCTATCGGTTCCGCAGCGACGTCCGAGGCCATCAGTGGGTCGGCGAGCGGCTGGGCGTCTCCGTGCTGCCGCTGGAGCTGGTCGACCCTCGCTTCTACCACCTGGACACCTGCTTCTGCCCGATCGCCCCGGACGCGGCGATCTACTACCCGGGCGCCTTCGACGAGTACGGCCGTTCCGTCATCAGGGACCAGGTGCCCCGGCTCGCGGAGGTCTCCGCCGAGGAGGCCGCCTCGTTCAGTTGCAATGCGGTTGTCGTCGGGCGTACCGTGGTGCTGAACCGGGGCGCCCCCAAGCTCGCGGCGACGCTCGGGGCGATGGGATTCGACACTCGCCCGCTCGAGTTCTCCGAGTTCATCAAGTCCGGCGGCAGCGCGAAGTGCCTGACCCTGCGGCTCGACGGCGAGGAGGCGGCGGCGTGGAAATCCTCACCGGCCGCCGGATGA